Proteins from a single region of Aureibacter tunicatorum:
- a CDS encoding glycosyl hydrolase family 18 protein, whose product MKFESNNSFIKVLCDPTMHTKTATTTKKLTLTRQNYIVRKIFISYFQKAKHFDACKFSGVFALFFALLLANPFGAIGQNANNEGKEPSQIVRKLNEIVDSKNQNKVLTDSLTQIKAEAVKAKDSLSQELAQKDSILQEYIREDSIFENTDAKSLAVMEDTSAFINRNQEIKQNTPKKYKRLKGEFAWDEQNAITEINAYKKLHELDSNFRVFGWHPYWMGSAYKSYNFSLLSTVAYFSYEVNPHNGDYKSIHDWEETNLVDSAHMYGTKVLLSATLFGKKDNHLFLKNIKAQKRFISQIGSLIMLKEADGVNIDFEGIGSQDSRRLTNFLIDLSTSIKKLNKDFSVTVALPAVDQHHVFDVKRLNEYIDLFIIMGYEYHGSTSGVAGPVSPIESGNTWWPFNLNTSVDEFLSKGIVPKKLLMGLPYYGSEWITSDLQFPSKVERFVKNPTYRELKRKFGTESCCVEEVSKSRFHAFRGPNNEYHQVWYEDSAALAFKYDWIKQKEIGGIGIWALGYDNGHDELWKLLAEKFAVKEEEKKAVALSMLGRIRSRIYYFALMVIRNPKSLLTNPRPLFFLTASVFGFSLMGLSMLLIWGHRFGKFINFSFKGITITLFIIMAILLLLNMDYLDVTKTLYLIGGIVLGMILLLIIGYRFVRERDLP is encoded by the coding sequence TTGAAATTTGAAAGCAATAACAGCTTCATCAAGGTCCTTTGCGACCCAACAATGCACACAAAAACTGCGACAACAACTAAAAAATTGACACTTACTAGACAAAACTATATTGTGAGAAAAATTTTCATCTCATATTTTCAAAAAGCGAAACATTTTGACGCATGTAAGTTTTCAGGCGTTTTTGCACTTTTTTTCGCACTTTTATTAGCCAACCCTTTCGGAGCAATTGGGCAAAATGCTAATAATGAAGGAAAAGAGCCTTCGCAAATTGTAAGGAAACTCAATGAGATAGTAGACTCCAAGAATCAAAATAAAGTGCTAACAGACTCTTTGACGCAAATCAAGGCTGAAGCAGTGAAAGCTAAAGATAGCTTGAGCCAAGAGTTAGCACAAAAGGATAGTATATTGCAAGAATATATCCGAGAAGATTCGATTTTTGAAAATACTGACGCCAAGTCACTGGCGGTCATGGAAGATACATCGGCTTTTATCAACAGAAATCAAGAAATAAAACAAAATACTCCAAAAAAGTACAAAAGGTTGAAAGGCGAATTCGCTTGGGACGAACAAAATGCGATAACAGAAATCAATGCTTATAAAAAGCTTCATGAACTAGACAGTAATTTTAGAGTATTCGGTTGGCATCCATACTGGATGGGATCGGCTTACAAAAGCTACAACTTCAGCTTATTATCTACTGTTGCATACTTTTCATATGAGGTCAATCCACATAATGGAGATTACAAGTCTATTCATGACTGGGAAGAAACAAACCTTGTCGACTCTGCCCACATGTACGGTACTAAAGTATTATTGAGCGCGACACTTTTTGGCAAGAAAGACAATCACTTGTTTCTAAAAAATATAAAAGCCCAAAAAAGATTCATCAGTCAAATTGGCTCTCTAATCATGCTCAAAGAAGCCGATGGCGTAAACATTGACTTTGAAGGGATAGGCTCGCAAGATTCAAGAAGACTGACTAATTTCTTAATTGACTTAAGCACAAGTATTAAGAAATTAAATAAAGATTTTTCGGTTACGGTTGCTCTGCCTGCGGTAGATCAACACCATGTTTTCGATGTGAAAAGGCTAAATGAATATATTGACCTTTTCATTATCATGGGTTATGAATACCATGGAAGCACAAGTGGAGTTGCAGGGCCTGTTTCGCCAATTGAAAGTGGAAACACTTGGTGGCCATTCAATCTAAACACTTCAGTGGACGAATTTCTTTCTAAGGGAATCGTGCCTAAAAAGCTTCTAATGGGATTGCCATATTATGGGTCGGAGTGGATCACAAGCGATCTTCAATTCCCATCAAAAGTGGAACGATTTGTCAAAAACCCTACCTACAGGGAGTTGAAAAGAAAGTTTGGCACTGAAAGTTGTTGTGTTGAAGAAGTAAGTAAAAGCCGTTTTCATGCTTTCAGAGGTCCTAATAATGAATATCACCAAGTATGGTATGAAGACAGTGCGGCTTTAGCCTTTAAATATGATTGGATCAAGCAAAAAGAAATAGGAGGGATTGGTATCTGGGCGCTGGGATACGATAATGGCCACGATGAACTATGGAAATTATTGGCTGAAAAATTCGCGGTGAAAGAAGAAGAGAAGAAAGCGGTAGCCTTATCCATGCTAGGAAGAATTCGATCTAGGATTTATTACTTTGCTTTAATGGTTATTCGAAATCCAAAGAGCTTGCTGACAAATCCAAGACCTCTATTCTTCTTAACGGCAAGTGTATTTGGATTTAGCTTAATGGGGCTAAGTATGTTATTAATTTGGGGCCATCGATTCGGAAAATTCATAAACTTTTCATTCAAAGGCATTACGATCACATTATTCATTATTATGGCAATTCTCTTATTGCTGAATATGGATTATTTAGATGTGACCAAGACACTATACCTTATTGGAGGAATAGTGCTCGGTATGATTTTGCTGTTGATCATCGGCTATAGATTTGTTAGAGAGCGAGATCTCCCTTAA
- a CDS encoding GPW/gp25 family protein yields the protein MENEFNFLGVGWKFPPAFDEEQGTPILSKHLTDIKESLHILLNTKPGERVIFTEYGCNLREFNFRNINGPLLEQIRQKIKKAVKRFESRIELDEVNFNTKGVLEGTLLISLEYTVLMSNQKDNLVFPYYVESIRNEI from the coding sequence ATGGAAAATGAATTTAACTTTTTAGGTGTTGGATGGAAATTCCCTCCAGCTTTTGATGAAGAGCAAGGAACTCCAATTCTCTCCAAGCATCTAACAGATATAAAAGAAAGTCTTCATATATTGCTAAATACTAAACCGGGTGAGAGAGTGATTTTCACGGAATACGGTTGCAATTTGAGGGAATTCAACTTCAGGAACATTAATGGTCCACTTCTCGAACAAATTCGCCAAAAGATCAAAAAAGCTGTCAAGCGATTTGAATCTCGTATTGAGTTGGATGAAGTAAACTTCAATACCAAAGGAGTTCTTGAAGGAACATTGCTCATTAGCCTTGAATATACTGTGCTCATGAGCAATCAAAAAGATAATCTAGTATTTCCATATTATGTGGAATCAATTAGAAATGAAATATAA
- a CDS encoding phage tail sheath family protein, with amino-acid sequence MAQNLATPGVYVEEKAAFSNSVVGIPTAIPAFIGYTEKSMRNGQTLVNEPIKVSSLREYTEIFGGGPLNTFEVVESTNADGSFDFEVDSSKFILNMSTTQRFLMYDSLRMFFSNGGKDCYIVSVGAFYKTTTKEVQEGGKPANNAGGKDAKDAKAGGQPQKKTVEVKVPAQIKKKELEQGINSLIGEEEPTLLVVPEAVMLEEAECYAVQQAMLMHCGGKEKNRFSILDVHNGFLKRTEDANDVVTKFRAGIGTNFLNFGAAYYPWVAGTVVESDEIGFDNIKDLQQLKEILNKEAAFLGAGNQRKISEIQAEVAKIGAEGTDEEQLVQTLTTNSPAFKNLVKKIKDKLNLLPPSAGMAGIYASVDSNVGVWQAPANVSFSSIVGPSVKLTNDDQEDLNVTVSGKSVNALRAFIGEGTIVWGARTLDGNSNDWRYINVRRTLLYIEQSIKYASKSYVYSPNTSNTWVLVKSMINSFLNDLWKAGGLVGANPNDAYQVEVGLGSTMTPNDILEGIMKVTVKVAISRPAEFIVLTFQQKLQES; translated from the coding sequence ATGGCACAAAACTTAGCTACACCAGGGGTTTATGTAGAAGAGAAAGCCGCTTTTTCAAACTCTGTGGTTGGTATACCTACAGCTATTCCAGCGTTTATAGGCTATACCGAAAAATCGATGAGAAATGGCCAAACTTTGGTCAACGAGCCAATCAAAGTTAGCTCGCTTAGAGAATACACTGAAATCTTCGGAGGCGGTCCTCTTAACACTTTTGAAGTTGTTGAGTCGACTAATGCTGACGGTTCATTCGATTTCGAGGTAGACAGCTCGAAGTTCATATTGAACATGTCAACTACTCAGCGTTTCTTGATGTACGATAGCTTGCGTATGTTCTTCTCCAATGGAGGTAAAGATTGCTACATCGTCAGTGTTGGAGCTTTCTACAAGACTACTACTAAAGAAGTGCAAGAAGGTGGAAAGCCTGCTAACAACGCTGGAGGTAAAGATGCTAAAGACGCGAAAGCTGGTGGCCAACCTCAAAAGAAAACTGTAGAAGTTAAAGTTCCTGCTCAAATCAAGAAAAAAGAGCTAGAGCAAGGAATCAACAGTTTGATCGGCGAAGAAGAGCCAACTTTATTGGTTGTTCCTGAAGCAGTGATGCTAGAAGAAGCTGAATGCTACGCTGTACAGCAAGCTATGTTGATGCACTGCGGTGGAAAAGAGAAAAACAGATTCTCTATTCTTGACGTGCACAATGGTTTCTTGAAAAGAACTGAGGATGCTAATGATGTAGTGACTAAATTCCGTGCTGGAATCGGTACTAACTTCTTGAACTTTGGAGCTGCTTACTATCCATGGGTTGCAGGTACAGTAGTTGAGTCTGACGAAATCGGTTTCGACAACATCAAAGACCTACAACAACTAAAAGAAATCCTTAACAAGGAAGCTGCTTTCCTTGGAGCAGGAAACCAAAGAAAAATCAGCGAGATTCAAGCTGAGGTTGCAAAAATCGGAGCTGAAGGTACAGACGAAGAGCAATTGGTTCAAACTCTTACGACTAACAGCCCTGCTTTTAAAAACCTAGTAAAGAAAATCAAAGACAAGCTTAACTTGCTGCCGCCTTCTGCTGGTATGGCTGGTATCTATGCTTCAGTTGACTCAAATGTTGGTGTATGGCAAGCTCCTGCCAACGTAAGCTTTAGCTCAATCGTAGGTCCTTCTGTTAAGTTGACTAATGATGATCAAGAAGACCTTAACGTTACAGTAAGCGGTAAGTCGGTTAACGCTTTGCGCGCATTCATTGGTGAAGGTACTATCGTTTGGGGTGCTCGTACTCTTGACGGCAACAGCAACGACTGGAGATATATCAACGTTAGAAGAACATTGCTTTACATCGAGCAATCGATCAAGTATGCTTCTAAATCATATGTTTACTCTCCTAACACATCCAACACTTGGGTACTAGTGAAAAGTATGATCAACTCATTCTTGAATGATCTATGGAAAGCTGGTGGTTTGGTAGGAGCTAATCCTAACGACGCTTACCAAGTAGAAGTTGGTTTGGGCAGCACAATGACTCCTAACGATATCTTGGAAGGTATCATGAAAGTAACGGTTAAAGTTGCGATCAGTAGACCAGCCGAATTCATCGTATTGACATTCCAGCAAAAGCTTCAGGAATCTTAA
- a CDS encoding Pvc16 family protein yields MLRQVLEFTQGEINDYLNNRFGLTEDAVICSSIVDRKGEPVLESDENKIVANIVHLEQEFTAPSSTVNMRQALVRKLNFNVYIMFSACYEGTENYLESVEHLSGVLEFFQANPVFSHQTHPNLDKVLHKVSFEYHNIDFLKLSNIWGLNGGKYYPSLLFKVRTVSFAADEIVPVSKIGGMASNLLES; encoded by the coding sequence ATGCTTAGACAGGTACTTGAATTTACACAAGGAGAGATCAACGACTATCTCAATAACAGGTTCGGTCTTACCGAAGACGCTGTTATATGTTCGAGCATAGTCGACAGGAAAGGCGAGCCGGTGCTTGAAAGCGACGAAAATAAAATCGTGGCGAACATAGTCCATCTGGAACAAGAATTCACAGCGCCATCAAGTACTGTTAACATGAGACAAGCTCTTGTTAGAAAATTAAATTTCAATGTTTATATCATGTTTTCAGCTTGTTATGAAGGAACTGAAAACTATTTGGAAAGCGTAGAACATCTTTCAGGCGTGCTTGAGTTTTTTCAAGCCAACCCTGTTTTTTCGCATCAAACACACCCCAATTTGGATAAGGTTCTCCATAAGGTATCATTTGAATATCATAATATCGATTTCCTAAAGTTATCGAATATCTGGGGGCTAAATGGTGGAAAATACTATCCTTCGCTATTATTCAAAGTAAGAACTGTAAGCTTCGCGGCTGATGAGATTGTTCCTGTCAGCAAAATCGGAGGTATGGCTAGCAATCTTCTTGAATCATGA
- a CDS encoding phage tail protein, with amino-acid sequence MASENWPIPKFHFTVSWAGVEGVGFQEVSGLSMETQFIEYRAGNDPAYTMQKIPGLKKYETITLKKGMFRGDSIFWDWWADVQTNVDRRETLTINLLDEEGNVVVTWEVINAFPSKIQSTDLKSDANEVAVETLEVQHEGVTQIMG; translated from the coding sequence ATGGCATCAGAAAATTGGCCAATACCTAAGTTTCATTTTACTGTAAGTTGGGCTGGTGTTGAAGGCGTTGGCTTCCAAGAAGTTAGCGGTCTTAGCATGGAAACTCAATTCATTGAGTACAGAGCTGGAAACGATCCTGCTTATACTATGCAGAAAATCCCAGGTTTGAAAAAGTACGAAACTATCACCTTGAAGAAAGGTATGTTCAGAGGAGACAGCATCTTCTGGGATTGGTGGGCTGACGTTCAAACTAATGTGGACAGAAGAGAAACTCTTACTATCAACCTTTTGGATGAGGAAGGCAATGTAGTAGTGACTTGGGAAGTTATCAACGCATTCCCGTCGAAAATTCAATCTACTGACCTTAAGTCTGACGCTAACGAAGTGGCTGTTGAGACTTTGGAAGTTCAGCATGAAGGTGTTACACAAATAATGGGATAA
- a CDS encoding PAAR domain-containing protein: MPPAARLTDNHVCPMVTGVVPHVGGPISGPGAPTVLIGGKPAAKVGDMCVCSGPPDSIVKGSATVMVSGMPAARLGDTTAHGGSIVLGEPTVMIGG, translated from the coding sequence ATGCCTCCAGCAGCAAGACTAACAGATAATCATGTATGCCCTATGGTAACGGGAGTGGTACCGCATGTGGGCGGACCTATTAGTGGCCCAGGTGCTCCAACAGTGCTGATAGGCGGCAAGCCTGCGGCGAAAGTCGGAGATATGTGTGTTTGCTCTGGTCCTCCGGACTCAATTGTCAAGGGATCAGCGACAGTAATGGTCAGTGGTATGCCAGCCGCGAGATTAGGAGATACCACAGCTCATGGCGGAAGCATTGTTTTGGGAGAGCCGACTGTTATGATAGGCGGTTGA
- a CDS encoding phage tail protein encodes MDDSLRSELIPGFHFTVTLVQPIGMNMKTAMMAVGGDDNSFAEISGVDVSMTTLDYKAGGENNYHYRLPETTKYGNLKLMRGLMNSNSSLTYWCEDTLQEDWEQISRQHVVVSMLSPNGIPIKTWAFMHAYPVSWKVSGINAKNNEIAVEEIELAYHRFELMIV; translated from the coding sequence ATGGATGATTCATTAAGAAGTGAATTGATTCCAGGATTCCACTTTACCGTGACCTTGGTTCAGCCTATTGGAATGAACATGAAAACGGCAATGATGGCAGTCGGTGGAGATGACAACAGCTTTGCTGAAATCTCTGGCGTGGATGTTTCGATGACAACTTTGGACTACAAGGCTGGAGGAGAAAACAACTACCATTACCGACTACCTGAAACCACGAAGTACGGTAACTTGAAATTAATGAGGGGTTTGATGAACTCAAACTCCTCACTTACTTATTGGTGCGAAGATACGCTTCAAGAAGATTGGGAACAGATCTCAAGACAACATGTTGTGGTTTCCATGCTTAGTCCAAATGGCATTCCAATCAAAACATGGGCCTTCATGCATGCATATCCAGTATCATGGAAAGTATCTGGAATCAACGCTAAAAACAACGAAATCGCTGTGGAAGAAATCGAATTAGCGTATCATAGATTCGAATTGATGATTGTTTAA
- a CDS encoding LysM peptidoglycan-binding domain-containing protein, translated as MSLLSSSNIKKLEITSDTGGSFTAMLNPNTIDDSLTLSYESNDSASEQNTNIQNLKKQSRELSFSLMLDSTNAVPSLSGSAKSVYLMIKELRETLFTEDTAKEALLPNTLTISIGGSDLLTSAVTNSFNISYKMFSSEGKPLRAEVALKFKTHKDLTNSNMGSEFASNEPGKVGAAIAALTAAVSFTETIVKSGDTLPNLCQSIYGSAGDVVKVAEVNNLTSIRDINPGDKLKFPKNINEVSSIVDKVKDASKDLASAKLNINNVVKNAKRLNVDGVINSAKKLNNVIKPN; from the coding sequence ATGAGTTTATTAAGTAGTTCAAATATAAAGAAACTGGAAATCACCAGCGATACAGGTGGTAGCTTTACAGCCATGCTGAATCCAAATACTATTGATGATTCACTAACGCTAAGCTATGAGTCCAACGATTCTGCTTCTGAACAAAACACTAATATTCAGAACCTAAAAAAACAATCAAGAGAGCTCAGCTTTTCTTTAATGTTGGATTCTACTAATGCCGTACCTTCTCTAAGCGGATCAGCGAAGTCCGTTTATTTGATGATTAAAGAACTACGTGAAACGCTTTTTACTGAAGACACTGCCAAAGAAGCCTTGCTTCCCAATACATTGACTATCTCTATAGGAGGGTCTGACTTACTCACAAGCGCGGTAACAAACTCCTTCAATATCAGCTATAAAATGTTTAGCAGTGAAGGAAAGCCTCTAAGGGCCGAAGTAGCTCTAAAATTCAAAACTCATAAAGATCTAACCAACTCCAACATGGGCTCGGAGTTTGCCTCAAATGAGCCAGGCAAAGTTGGAGCAGCTATCGCAGCATTAACAGCAGCGGTCAGTTTCACTGAAACAATAGTAAAGTCAGGGGATACGCTACCCAACCTGTGCCAAAGCATCTATGGCAGTGCAGGAGATGTTGTTAAAGTAGCGGAAGTAAACAACCTAACAAGTATTAGAGACATTAATCCAGGCGATAAGCTAAAATTTCCAAAAAATATAAACGAAGTCAGCAGCATCGTGGATAAAGTAAAAGATGCGTCAAAAGATCTTGCCAGCGCAAAGCTGAATATCAATAATGTGGTAAAAAATGCTAAACGACTGAATGTGGATGGAGTAATCAATTCCGCTAAAAAATTGAACAATGTCATAAAGCCAAACTAA
- the vgrG gene encoding type VI secretion system tip protein VgrG, which yields MASIIEAKENPVCKVKIEGKEITDLALRKVNTIKAINKVPIAKVVFADIYSAEKDGMLSSSMKSLQPGSKVEIELGYEETLKPVFKGIITGVDHSINKLKTEISVICRDESIKLTISPKNKTFSESKDSDALSKIIKDNGLKGKVESTSVKHQELIQHYSSDWTFLLQRARANNMYAFVSDGEVNVKPLELTGSAKCTLTYIDSLIRINTKQNAIHQVDKMSAFAWDASGQAILEGKSSGTKENSIGDMDSKKLAGVLKLKEFNLQSASIMDQSELDKWATSIHQQAIASKIRGTVECFGTSDLLPGDIFEIKGISAKIDGKALAGSVEHSLSSGKWTTTIEIGVTPPKEEALTAPGSGLLPTISGLTSGVVKELANDPTGLFKVRVAIPTLQEDNIGVWARLATFYAHKEAGSFFIPEVNDEVIVGFLNQDPRNPVILGSVHNPKTAPPFPLTEDNFQKAIVTKTKLTLQFDEENNAIIINTPEKNMVMLNDTEKTISLTDQNKNKIVMSKDGIAIESCKDLNIKVKGATTLNSTGKINIKSSADLIAEGMNVQAKGSTKFAAEGAMCEVKGSAQTVIKGGMVMIN from the coding sequence ATGGCATCCATCATCGAAGCAAAAGAGAACCCAGTTTGCAAGGTCAAAATAGAGGGGAAAGAAATTACGGATTTAGCTTTAAGAAAGGTAAATACCATCAAAGCGATCAACAAAGTTCCGATCGCCAAAGTAGTTTTCGCGGATATCTACTCCGCGGAAAAAGATGGAATGCTAAGCAGTTCGATGAAGTCTTTGCAACCTGGTTCAAAAGTAGAAATTGAACTTGGATACGAGGAAACTTTAAAACCAGTATTCAAAGGCATAATCACAGGAGTCGACCATAGTATCAATAAACTAAAAACTGAAATATCTGTCATTTGCAGAGATGAATCTATCAAACTGACTATATCTCCAAAAAACAAAACGTTCTCTGAAAGCAAAGACAGTGACGCATTGTCAAAAATCATCAAAGACAATGGACTTAAAGGCAAAGTTGAATCCACTAGCGTCAAACATCAAGAATTGATTCAGCATTATTCATCTGACTGGACTTTTTTACTGCAAAGAGCTAGAGCAAATAACATGTACGCATTCGTAAGCGATGGTGAAGTGAATGTAAAACCATTGGAATTAACAGGCTCAGCAAAATGTACATTGACCTATATAGATAGCCTTATTCGCATCAATACTAAGCAAAATGCAATACATCAAGTTGATAAAATGTCAGCTTTTGCATGGGATGCCTCAGGACAAGCTATTTTAGAAGGAAAATCTTCCGGAACCAAAGAGAATAGTATTGGCGACATGGATTCCAAAAAATTAGCGGGAGTGCTAAAGCTAAAAGAATTCAATTTGCAAAGCGCATCTATAATGGATCAGTCGGAACTGGATAAATGGGCTACATCCATTCATCAGCAAGCGATTGCTTCAAAAATACGCGGAACAGTTGAGTGCTTTGGGACCTCAGATTTATTGCCTGGAGACATATTCGAGATTAAAGGCATCAGCGCGAAAATTGACGGCAAAGCGCTTGCGGGAAGTGTCGAACATAGCTTGTCCTCAGGCAAATGGACAACAACTATAGAAATCGGCGTGACGCCTCCTAAAGAAGAAGCCTTAACAGCTCCCGGGTCTGGATTGCTTCCTACAATTTCAGGACTCACCAGCGGTGTTGTAAAAGAGCTTGCGAATGACCCTACTGGACTTTTCAAAGTCAGAGTAGCTATTCCAACACTTCAAGAAGACAATATTGGCGTTTGGGCCAGGCTTGCAACTTTTTACGCGCACAAAGAAGCGGGAAGCTTTTTTATCCCTGAAGTAAATGATGAAGTAATTGTAGGGTTTCTTAATCAAGATCCAAGAAATCCAGTAATATTGGGAAGTGTGCACAACCCAAAAACAGCGCCTCCTTTTCCATTAACTGAAGATAATTTCCAAAAAGCTATAGTGACAAAAACCAAATTAACACTTCAGTTTGACGAGGAAAACAATGCAATCATCATCAATACTCCTGAAAAAAACATGGTAATGCTTAATGATACTGAGAAAACCATTTCGCTTACCGATCAAAATAAAAATAAAATAGTGATGAGTAAAGATGGCATTGCCATTGAGAGCTGCAAGGATCTCAATATTAAGGTAAAAGGCGCCACAACACTCAACTCTACTGGAAAAATAAATATCAAAAGTTCCGCCGACCTCATAGCTGAGGGAATGAATGTTCAAGCAAAAGGCAGCACTAAATTCGCGGCAGAAGGAGCAATGTGCGAAGTGAAAGGCTCCGCGCAAACAGTGATAAAAGGCGGAATGGTAATGATCAACTAA